One window of the Eucalyptus grandis isolate ANBG69807.140 chromosome 8, ASM1654582v1, whole genome shotgun sequence genome contains the following:
- the LOC104416405 gene encoding receptor-like protein EIX2, with protein MRSIGKVVKSIKTGKGSGLKGGSRSDRCLIGEDLTFVSLVLGFGRLIAQPELLVERNSTSICIKQEREALLQLRQSLLDHYGLLSSWKGEDCCNWQGITCDNGHVIKLQLVRHTVRDTNGSIVSPTEQKFSMSVGSFHGTVPQQLGNLTELQVLHLHDDDGDLVIDDIQWVSYLRSLNYLDISGLKIARARDLMQVPSQMLYPEHDFSPASRSLMELSRLFDSVWFDKFTRLVDVNLEGNHFLSIEGGLFLFLKNKKDLKSLQLGYNLIGDDISMSQGISSGFIENNLESLILRSNSFRGALPNWLVHFTLLRILWLGYNNFSGPIPEIIGALPKLVMVDLSYNQLNGTIPSSLGQLRALQDLRLYHNHLSGTIPDSLGELSRLSVLYLFSNSLGGAISETHFSNMSKLKYLDISNNDNLTFKAEHSWIPPFQLKFVQMDSCIFGSTFPQWMQTQVEVSDAYLSNASIFGALPKWLGNMTFSQFNLSFNQITGPLPNISSDCAILDLSQNSISGPLPAHIGEMYLDTLYLNDNHFNGTIPSSLCDMSELSDLNLGGNELSGSIPNCWKGSKLSHLTLSFNKLSGVIPSSIGSLYQLSTLHLNGNRLNGKLPPALGNCTSLVILDLGENNFFGSIPTWFSESFLLLMILRLRENSFTGSIPPQLCSLSGLQILDMAVNNFNGTIPRCLGYISGMRNFNQDNLSHLDWHREHVVEIMKGRYNEYTKTTLQLVVNLDLSSNNLIGPIPEELTFLVGLHGLNLSHNLLFGDIPIGIGDIKSLESLDLSNNHLSGTIPESISALTSLSHLNLSHNNFMGQIPKGNQIQTLDDPSIYADNPLLCGDLLIRKCPSPEPPQAPNISHPEDTREEAKSKLLFYLVVMLGFAIGFWGFFGVLHFKKDRRHAYFSFVDQAIDKAYVVIMVKVAKLKRLRQPSST; from the exons ATGAGGTCAATTGGCAAAGTGGTGAAGAGCATAAAGACAGGCAAAGGTTCTGGCTTGAAGGGCGGAAGCCGCTCAGACCGGTGTTTGATAGGTGAGGACTTGACTTTTGTCAGTCTTGTACTGGGTTTTGGGAGACTAATTGCTCAACCAGAACTACTTGTAGAACG AAATTCAACATCCATTTGCATAAAGCAAGAAAGAGAGGCTCTGCTTCAACTTAGACAAAGCCTCTTAGACCACTATggcttgctttcttcttggaaaGGTGAAGATTGCTGCAACTGGCAAGGGATCACTTGTGATAATGGCCATGTCATTAAGCTCCAACTTGTACGTCATACTGTAAGAGACACAAATGGAAGTATTGTTAGTCCCACGGAGCAAAAGTTCTCCATGTCTG TGGGTAGCTTTCATGGAACGGTTCCTCAACAATTGGGAAACCTCACCGAGTTGCAAGTCCTTCATCTTCATGATGATGACGGAGATTTGGTCATTGATGATATCCAATGGGTTTCTTATCTTCGATCACTAAATTACCTCGACATTAGTGGCTTAAAAATTGCCAGAGCAAGAGACCTAATGCAG GTACCATCGCAAATGTTATATCCCGAACATGACTTCTCTCCAGCATCTCGATCTCTCATGGAACTCTCTCGACTCTTCGATTCTGTGTGGTTTGACAAGTTCACAAGGCTTGTTGATGTCAATCTTGAGGGAAACCATTTTCTCAGCATAGAAGGAGGCTTATTCTTATTCTTGAAGAACAAAAAGGACCTCAAATCATTGCAACTGGGTTATAACCTAATTGGAGATGATATTTCAATGTCCCAAGGGATTTCGTCAGGGTTCATAGAGAACAACCTAGAGAGTCTAATCCTACGTAGTAATTCTTTTAGAGGTGCTTTGCCAAACTGGTTGGTGCACTTTACACTCTTGAGAATTTTGTGGCTTGGCTACAACAACTTCTCGGGTCCAATTCCAGAAATCATTGGAGCATTGCCAAAATTGGTAATGGTAGATCTTTCCTACAATCAATTGAACGGGACCATTCCATCATCGTTGGGCCAACTACGGGCTTTACAAGACTTGCGTCTTTACCACAATCATTTGAGCGGCACCATACCCGATAGTCTTGGAGAACTTTCCCGACTTTcggttctttatctttttagCAATTCTCTGGGAGGAGCGATTTCGGAAACCCACTTTTCTAATATGTCCAAGCTGAAGTATTTAGATATCAGTAACAATGACAACTTGACTTTTAAGGCAGAACATAGCTGGATACCCCCTTTTCAACTTAAATTCGTTCAGATGGATTCATGTATATTCGGAAGCACATTTCCCCAATGGATGCAGACACAAGTGGAAGTTAGCGATGCATATctctcaaatgcctcaatttttgGGGCTTTGCCTAAATGGTTAGGCAACATGACATTCAGCCAATTCAATCTCTCGTTCAATCAGATTACTGGACCGTTGCCCAACATATCTTCTGACTGTGCCATTTTAGATCTCTCCCAAAACTCGATCTCTGGACCTCTTCCAGCCCATATCGGTGAGATGTATCTAGATACTTTGTATCTCAATGATAACCATTTCAATGGCACGATACCATCATCCTTATGTGACATGTCGGAGTTGTCTGATTTGAATCTTGGTGGTAATGAGCTATCCGGGAGTATTCCTAACTGTTGGAAGGGTTCTAAATTATCTCACTTGACTTTGTCGTTCAATAAGCTATCTGGAGTTATCCCGAGCTCAATTGGATCCTTATATCAACTTTCAACCTTGCACTTGAATGGAAACCGTCTCAATGGGAAGCTTCCTCCGGCTTTGGGTAATTGCACAAGCCTGGTAATTTTAGATCTTGGAGAGAATAACTTCTTTGGAAGCATCCCGACATGGTTCAGTGAAAGCTTTTTGCTCTTGATGATCCTAAGGCTACGAGAGAATAGTTTTACTGGCAGCATCCCTCCGCAACTTTGCTCACTCTCAGGATTGCAAATTCTGGATATGGCAGTGAACAATTTTAATGGGACCATCCCACGTTGTCTTGGCTATATCAGTGGCATGAGAAACTTCAATCAAGACAATCTATCTCATCTAGATTGGCATCGAGAGCATGTGGTTGAGATCATGAAGGGAAGATATAATGAATACACCAAAACTACTCTGCAACTTGTGGTCAATTTGGATCTCTCGAGCAACAACTTGATCGGGCCGATCCCCGAAGAACTTACTTTCCTCGTGGGATTGCATGGTTTGAACTTGTCGCACAACCTTCTCTTTGGAGACATTCCCATTGGCATTGGAGACATTAAGTCACTCGAGTCTCTTGATCTTTCCAACAATCACCTCTCAGGAACAATTCCAGAGAGTATTTCAGCGCTAACATCTCTAAGCCACCTCAACCTTTCGCACAACAACTTCATGGGGCAGATTCCAAAAGGCAATCAAATCCAAACCCTTGACGATCCTTCCATCTATGCTGACAATCCTCTACTCTGTGGGGATCTTCTAATAAGAAAATGCCCTAGTCCTGAGCCGCCTCAAGCACCGAATATCTCTCACCCTGAAGATACACGTGAAGAGGCTAAGTCTAAGCTGTTGTTCTATTTGGTTGTAATGCTTGGGTTTGCAATTGGGTTTTGGGGCTTTTTCGGAGTTTTGCATTTCAAGAAGGACCGGAGACATGCATATTTCAGCTTTGTGGATCAAGCAATAGACAAGGCATATGTGGTTATAATGGTGAAGGTAGCTAAATTGAAGAGACTGAGACAGCCCAGCAGCACTTAA